TCAACTGATCACGCGGGATTTCGAGCGTGATGTTCTTGAGGTTGTGGACGCGCGCGCCTTGTATAGCAATGGTGGTGCGGGCGGTGCCACGCGGGGTGCTGTTGCTTGAGTTGGTTTGTTGCTTTTTCATTGCCATTCCACTTGTGACGCGCCGATCAGGTGCGCCAGTCGCGCCAATGCTGCGTCCAATTTCTTCCGGCGTGCTTTGGTTACTTTGAGCTGCGGTTCCCAAAACACCTGACGCACAGCCAGGGTGTCGTGTTCACGCTGAAATTTGGAATCAATACGCCCAACCAATTGCGCGCCTTCGAGCAGCGGCAACACGTAATAACCATATTGACGTTTCGGTGCGGGCACAAAAGCTTCAAAGCGGTAATCAAAGCCGAACAACCTTGTCACACGGGCGCGATCACGCATGACAGGGTCAAACGGCGAGAGCAAGCGCATGCGGTCGGGGGCGTCGGGTAAGTTGCGCAACCGCGCCTGCCAGTCGTGCAGCGCAAAGGCGGCGCGCGGTGGTTCGCCATGGCCGGATTCGATCAGCACCGCCACGATCTCGCCAGATTTTGCCGCTTGGGTGCACCATTGCCGTGCTTGGACAAGCGGGATGGCGTGCCAGAACTCGGCGATTTCTTTGGGTGTGGCGATTACCAATCGCTCGAACGACGTGCGGCAGGCCCATTCGAGATGCTCGGCTTCGGTTGGCGCGCCGAGCATGGTAACGGCGGGCAAGACGCGCTCGGTCAGGTCATAAACCTTCTGAAACTTGTCCCGCCGCGTCACCAGCAATTCGCCAGTAAACCAGAGATATTCGAGCGCCGTTTTTTGCGGTTTCCAGTCCCACCAGCCAGCGGCTTTTCCTTGGCGGTCATGCTCGAAATCCTGCGAACGCAACGGCCCTTCGCGCGCAATACGCTCGCGCACGTGCGCCAAGGTTCGTTCCGGTTGCTCACCCATGCGCGGCCCCCACCAGCGGTTTCGCAGCCGCGTTTCATAACGGGCAAAGCGCGGCTTCCAATGCACAAACCACGCCGTTGGAATCGCCGCTGCATCGTGCGTCCAATGCTCAAACAGATGCCGGTCTTGTTCGAGCAAGCGTGTGAAGTGTTCGTGCCGGTAGCCGTCCAACCGGCTGCCGAGCGTCAGATGATGCGCGCGCTCAATATAGTTAATCGAATCGAGTTGCACGAAGCCTATTTGCTCGATCAGTTTGGCGAGCGTCGTGTGCGTCGCTTTGCGTGCGGGATCGGCGAGCAAGCCCTGCGCGCCGAGAAACAAACGGCGCGCGGCTTCGGTGGAGATTAGTGGAGGCTTCATCTTTAACTCGCTCCGTGTTGTTGCAGCAAAGCTGCAATCTCGGCGTGCCCCTTCTTCCGCGCCCAAGCCAGCGGCATCGCCCACGTCGCACCCGCTTTGTTCACATCCGCGCCACGTTCCAACAAAAGGGTGACCATCTCTTGCTGGCCCCAGTGTGCGGCATAGCCCAGTGGTGTGGATCGGTTCTCCTCATCAATCGGATTAATGTCCGCGCCGTAGTCGAGCAGTAAGCCGGCCTTGCGAACTTCTCCCTTAAACGCCAAATCGTGCAGCAACGTGACGTGCCGCCAGTTCATGTGATTAGGATTCATGCCGTGTTCCAGCAGAAAGACCGCACTCTCGTATTTCTTGAAATAGTACTCCTTCGCCCATTTGGAGATGTCGGGAACGCGCGCGCCGTAGCGCATCAACAATTCAAGCATTTCGAAGGCTTCAGCTTTTGCGGGCATTGCCAATATGCCTTCGCCCCAAAACGTATCTTCATCCAGCGCGAGTTCAGGGCGATCCTTCAATAGGGCTTCGACCTCGGTGAGCCGGTTATGATCCACCGCTGCTTGGAAGCGCCGCACCGTTTCATCTTTGCCGCGCTCAATTTTCCCGATGTCTTCCCACGTGCGTAACAGTGTGGAGTCAGCGATACTCTGTTCCAGAAATGCCAAAATCTCGGCGTATTCTCGGTCAGCAGCAACTGTCACGAGCAGTTCCAGGAAAGGATGGGTTTTATAGTTCGGATCAATCCCGGCTTGCGCGATTAGGTAGCGGACAAGTTCAAGATGTCCTTCGCGTACCGCCAAGTGCAATGGTGAGGTGTAGTCATATTGGCAAGTGAGCAGCTCCGGGCAATGCTGCGCCAATTCTTTCACCCGCGCCAAATCGCCGTTCTGGCTGGCAACCAGCATATTCCAGACATCGGTGGTGGTCGAGACGATGCCGTTGTGAAGCTCCAGCGGGCGCGTTTTCTTCAGTTCATTGGGTTGAATCATCGTTTCCTCCTTCCTTTACCAATAATTTGCGCGAACAGTGGTTGGGAATACCCCCATTCCTGCGCGTGTGACATTGGGCGAGCCGCCAACCGTGATTTCTCGCAAGTGTGGCATGCTTGCCAAATAGGCCAAGCCCGCATTGCTGATCCCTCCGCACTCCCAAAACTCCAAGGTTTCGAGCGAATGCATTCGGCCCAACAATTCCAGACTGCGGTCGGTGATTTTGGTCTTGCCTGCGTAATACGTTTTAAGCTTGGACAAGCCCGTGAGGTGTTCGGTCGCCGCGTCGCCGGTGTCGTGGCAATACATGCACCAGAGGTTTTCCAGTTGTTCGCAACGGCCCACGTGGCGGAATCCAGCGTCAGTCACATCCATCGGCATCAGGCCACGCAACGCCGGAAAGCGCGGCAGCGTGGAGAGGGCTGCATCATCTACGTTCTTGCAACTCACCGCCAAGCCTTTGAGCGCGGGCATCTCTGCCAGCGCAGTGAAGCCACGTGAACCGAGGTTCGGGCATTCGCGTCCCCAGATGTATTCGATGGTTTGTGAACGGCTCAGTGCCGTAAAGCCGTCGTCGCTTGCCACTGTTCCCTGCCCCATCAACATGCGTAACTGTGGAATGGCGGCAATGTGGCGCATCGCTTCGTCACTGCAAAGCGCATCCTGGCAACCCAGAAAACCTAACTTGGGCAAATCCGCGAGCGGCTTGAGTCCGGCAGCAGTCAAAGCCGAGACATGCCAGAAAAAAGTCAGGCCGAATAAGCCATCAAGTCCGGCGATGCTGGCAAAACCTTTGTCGGTAAAAGGGCCGTCCAACAACAAATGATTCGGCTCGGCGTCGGGCGACATCAGTTCGTATTTCATCTGCCCGCCTTGCCAGGTTTTGAAGACGGGCAACTGATGAAGCAGCGGGATTCCGGCATCGGTGACCAAGCGTCCCGTCTTGAAACGGCGCAAATTACGCTTGCCCGTCAACACCCGGATTGCGCCATCACCCGTGTGTGTGCCTAGCAAATCCACACTTTCCAACTGATCACAAAAGGCCAAGTTGGCGACGCCCGCGTCCGAAATGCCGCTTTGCCAACACATCTGGAAGCGTCTGAGTTCAGGCAGATGACGCAAACATTCCAACCCACGATCCGTAATCTGCCCGCCGGGATATTCGCTCAAATCTATCTCTTGCAGTTGTGGCATGCGGGCCAAGTGACGCAACCCATCGTCGGTGATGCGTTTGGTGCCGCCAAAATTCAGGTTCGTCACAAAATCGAGTTGCGCCAACTGTGCCAGCGCGGCGTCCGTCAGCAATCCATTGGCGTTTAGACTGGTGAGCTGTTGCTCTTCCATCACGGCAAACAACGTGTCCCAATCCTGGCTGGACATTGTCGGCCCTGGCTCAATCGCGTGTCGCTCCCAGTCAATCTTATAAAACGGCGGCGTCGAACTTCGTCCGATGGGGGCAGCGCGTAAGTCGCTTGGCGGTTGGGCAAAGCTTTCCAAAAACCCAGCCCAATCTTCGAAGCCATGCTGTCGGGCCAGAATCAATTGCGCATCGGCCAAAGTAAATTCCCCATTCCATTCGGCCACGCCCAGCAGGGCGCGCATGCGTTGCTGCACCATTCCCTGAAAGCGCTCTATCGTCGCCTTGCCGGGCAGTTGCTCATCCAGACGTTGCTGGGCGGCGGCATCCCCGTGATAGGTCGCGACAATATCCTGTGCCAGCTTTTCATAGCGCGCCTGGTATTCGGTCGGATTGATGGTTTCAACGTGGCGTACCAACTTGGCCCAGCTCTCAAACCCATATTCACGCGCCAACACGAATTGCGCGTAAGCCAACGTCAGCAGGTTTGCGGTTGGGGTCGAAGCAGCCAAACGCGGGTTGCTGGCGCAAATGCGTTCCGTGGCGAGGGCATCAGCGCGGTAATCTTTTAGCAATTCTTTGGCTTGTTTGCGGAGTTGTTCGAGCGAAGGGTGCGCGGGCAGGCGCAAAGTGGAATCAGACATACGAATCTCCTTTCAGATGTGCCCGTGTCCGCACGCCGGGCTGAAAGAAGATCGAAGTTGTTTCGGTCAGATGTTTCAGGTGGGCTCGGCCCTCTCCGCGGACTAGAGGCGTCCTGCACGCGCGGCGCACCATAGCACCTCGACTCTTGTTGGGCAATACGTGGCTAAACAGAATCGTGATAAAAAAAAGCGAGTTCCTGTACCTCAACGTTGCTCTTTTTCGTCAGCTTGACGGGCAAGCCGGCCTTGCCGATTAGCCCTTGGTCGGCCAGATATTCGCAGGCCGTCGTGACGTGTTCGATGTTGTAGTTACGTTTGAAATGGTTTTCGATCTCAGTGCACGAACGCGCTTCGCCGACTTCGCGCAGGTGTTCGAGCACGAGCGCAAATAACGAGTCGGCGCGGGCGGCGACATAGGCGTCAATCACCGCGAGCGCAGCCTGCACATTCTTTTTGGTCTTCCTGGTGTTGAGCAAGTCGCCATAAATCGTTTTGAAAAAGGCCGGGTTCAATTTCAGCGCTTGCGGGATCACTTCGCGGTCGGCGAGCAGGCGCGCGCTGATGACCTCGATCTGGGCGAGCGGCGTGGCGGCGGCCAGAATCCACAGCGCGGTGTAATCCAAGTCGCCGCGCGTGATAAAGAATTTGTGCGCCTTGTAAAGGCACGCCAACACATGCGTCGCGGCCCGCAGCAATTGCACTTCGGCATCGCGCGCGCCGATTTCGCGCAGGCGTTCAAACAGCGTGGCAATCGTCGGGTCGTGCGTATACAACAAGCGCCCCTTCGCCAGGAACGAATGCATGAACGAATGCCCCAACGCGCCTTCGACCGTCTGGCGAAACTCGGTGCGCGAGATGAGCAAAGCGTGCACATTCACGCCGTCAGCATAGAGCGGCAAGCCGCCGCCTTCCGCCTTCTTATCGTCGAGCGTGATGAACACGAGGTCTACGTCCGATTTGGCCCAAACCGCGTCGTGCGACAGGCTGCCGCACAGGATCGCGGCGAGAATGGAACGGTCGGCTTTCACCTGCTCGACCAGGGGGGCGAGCGCGGCGTTGAATTGTTGCTGTATGGATAGGTCTTTCATGGGAATTGGCATGGGAAATTGGCATGGAAATTTGGCATGACGATGGCGGCGTTTATACCTGATCGTCAGCAGTAATCGCGCGCGTCACCTGACCAGCCCGTGATATTCCCGGTTCGGAATCATCCCCGTCGCCGCCGCCATGCGGTTCGTGAAGTTATACATCGCCGCGATCTCAACCACATCCCAAACCTCTGCCTGCGTCAGGCCAACGCTTTTCAAATGCTCAAGGTCGTCCTGCAAACAGTCGAGCGGCGACAGCGTCAGCTTGGTCGCATAATCGAGCACGGCTTCCATTTTGGGGCCGACACCGGCGCGTTTGTAATCCAGCGTGATGCGGTCAGCCTGAATCGGATCGCCGAGCGTCTGACGCAAGGCCGCGCCGTGGGCGACGAGGCAATAGAGGCAACCATTCGCCATCGAAACCGCCACCGCGATCATTTCGCGCTCAGCGGCGTTGAGGTTCGCGGACGGCACATGCAATTGCTTGTAATGTCCGAACCAGCCAATCAGCCGTTCGGGCCGATAGCTGTATACGCGAAAGACGTTGGGCACGAAGCCGAGCGTCTCTTTGGCCTTGCGGAACAGACCGCGCAAACTCTCGTGCACTTCATCTTCGGCAGGCACGGGGAACCAACTGATTTGCTCTGGATTCTCGATTGCCATCTCACACCTCGTTGAATTCGGGTTGATATTTGGCCAGGCCGCAACAGCCTGCCAAAGCGCCCGTCCGCAGTTCCATTGCCATGAACACTTCGTCGCGCACGTCGTATTCGCTGCGAAGTCCGAAGCGGCTGGCGGGTACGAATCCAAAACGCGGATAGTAGGCGGGATGCCCCAGCACAATCGCCGCGTCGTAGCCCGCAGCGCGACAGGCCGTCAGACCGGTTTCAGTCAGTTGTGAACCAATGCCACGTTTTTGCCAGGCCGGAGCCACCGCCAGCGGAGCCAAGCCGATGATGCGGATGGCTGGCGGATTGGTCTCAAGCGTCACCTCGCTGAACAGAATGTACCCGACGATTTGCCCATCGGATTCGGCCACTAGCGCAACGACGGCTTTGTCATTGGCGCGCAGGCTGTCCACCAAATCGGCTTCAGCAGCGCGGCCAAACGCAGCCTCTATGACCTGGCGAATGGCCGCGACATCTTCAGGTTGTTCGGGGCGAATGGTCATCAGTCGTAAAACGGAAAGAGTCTTTTGAGTTCCGCCTTGTCGGGCCGCCGCCCGTATTCGCAAATCTCGAACGCCTCGGCGTGTTGCACCTTGCCGCCGCGCGCCGCGCCGTACCATTCGTTAAGTTGCGCGCGGTATCTGTTGGCGATGCCCTTTTGACGATTGACCCAACCATCGCGCACGGTTTGCCAGCGTTGTTTAACGAATTGCGGGTCTTTGTTCAGCAGCGATTCATCGCCATTCGCGCCGCCCTCGTAAAACTGCGAAACCATGCCGAGCAGGCCGTCGAGTTTCTTTTCCATCACGCTGTCTATGTCAACCACTACGTCAGCCGTAAAGGGATTGGGTTTGTCGAAACGATCCCACGAATACAGAAAGACCGGATTTTTTGTCAGGTGCGGCGTGTCGGGGCAGAAATTCGGCACCGTGACCATATAAGCCGCGTCCTGCACCAAAACGCCAGTGTAGCGATGATCAGGGTGATAATCGTTGGGCCGATGGCTGATCACAATGTCGGCGTTCCAACCGCGAATGAGGCGCGTGATCTTCTTGCGATTTTCGAGCGTGACTTCGAGTTCGCCATCGTGGTTGTCGAGCAATTCGACGGTGTAACCCAGCAGCTTAGCGGCGCGTTCAACTTCGGCTTTGCGGCGGCGATACAGTTCGCCACCGCCTTCTTTGAAATGGCCGATGTCGCCGTTGGTGACGGCGACGAGTTTGACCGCGTGGCCTTTGGCCGCCCACAACGCCGCCGTGCCCGACGAACCAATCTCGGCGTCATCGGGATGCGCGCCAAAACTGATGATGCGCAACTTGCGCTCTTGCGCCGCCGTCGAGTGAGGCGGCGGCCAATTCAAACTGCCCAACACACACAGCAACAACGTAGCAATGATCGTGCGTTTCATCTTGCCTCCGAAGAAGTCGCCCACAAAGCCACACGAAAAACCACGAAAAGCAAAACCGTTCTCTGTGATCTTTCGTGTGGCTTGAGGGGGTAAAGTATTCAATCGTGAAAACTGCCGTGCCGCCCTGCCCCAGTGGCAAAGCGCGCCGCGCCTGCCTGCGCGCCCGCTGCGAGCGAGTCCAGGCCATGTTGGAACTCATTTGTCATGGCCTCATCCAAACGCAAATCGAACTGCTCATACGCCGACAGCCGGTCGTTGCGCAAACACGCCTGCGGCAAGCGCGCCAACTCTTGCGCTAAAGCAAGCGCCGCCACTCGTGCTTCACCCTTCGGCACAACGCGATTGACCAGGCCCATTTCCAAGGCTTCCTCCGCGCCCACCGGCCTGCCGGTCAAAATTAAATCGAGCGCGCGACTCAAGCCGATCAAGCGCGGCAGCCGCACCGTCCCACCATCAATCAGCGGCACACCCCAGCGGCGGCAAAACACGCCCAGCACGGCGTCCGCTTCGGCCACGCGCAAGTCGCACCAGAGTGCCAATTCCAAACCGCCCGCGACGGCATAACCGCTGATAGCCGCGATGACCGGTTTGCCGAGCAGCATGCGCGAAGGCCCCATCGGCCCGTCGCCTTCTGGTTCGACACGATTGCCCTGCCCGGCGGCGATAGCTTTCAAATCGGCACCGGCACAAAACGTGCCGTGGTCGCCATACAACACGCCGACGCTGGCGGTCTCGTCAGCGTCGAAAGCGCGAAACGCCTCGGCCAAAGCCTGCGCCGTCGCGCGGTCTACGGCATTGCGTGCCTGCGGGCGGCTCAGACTGATGATCGTGACGCTACCTTGCTGTTCGATTTGGATGGACATTGGCATTCTCCCCCCTCTTGTTCCAATTGTTTTAACAGATGCTAGCAAAAGCAGCCAAGCCTCTGCGGTCATTGTCCGAGAAAAACGGCGGCGGCGCTTGTGCCACTTCGCAACCGCGTCTATGATGCCGCGCACATAACCCCAATCAAGGAGAAATTACATGAAACGCATCGCGGTTTTGTTCGGCCTTTTGCTGACTGGTGCCATCTCGTTGCTGGCCACGCAACAACAACCTGCTCCGGCGGCGCTGGAGATACAAAAGGTCAAAGAGAACCTTTATATGATCAGCGGCGGCGGCGGCAACACGGCGGCGTACCTGGCTGAAAAGGGCGTGGTCGTGATTGACACCAAGTTGCCCAACAACGGCCCAGGCATTCTGGAAAAGATCAAATCCGTCACCTCCAAACCAGTGATGATGGTGATCAATACGCACACGCACGGCGATCACGTCGGCAGCAACAGTGCTTTCACCGGCGCGGTCGAATTCGTCGCGCAGGAAAACACCAAGGCGAATATGGAGAGGATGTCCGCCTTTCAAAGTGAGGAAGGCAAAAAATTCCTGCCCGGCAAGACCTTCAAAGACACGGTCAGCTTGTTGAGCGGGAAAGACCAGCTTGAGTTGCATTACTTCGGCCCCGGCCACACCAGCGGCGATGCGCTGGTCGTCTTTCCTTTGCTGAAAACAATGCACAGCGGCGACCTGTTTTCCGGCAAAGTCACACCGATTATGGACACCAGCAATGGCGGCAGTGGGCTGGAA
This portion of the Acidobacteriota bacterium genome encodes:
- a CDS encoding peroxidase-related enzyme (This protein belongs to a clade of uncharacterized proteins related to peroxidases such as the alkylhydroperoxidase AhpD.) gives rise to the protein MAIENPEQISWFPVPAEDEVHESLRGLFRKAKETLGFVPNVFRVYSYRPERLIGWFGHYKQLHVPSANLNAAEREMIAVAVSMANGCLYCLVAHGAALRQTLGDPIQADRITLDYKRAGVGPKMEAVLDYATKLTLSPLDCLQDDLEHLKSVGLTQAEVWDVVEIAAMYNFTNRMAAATGMIPNREYHGLVR
- a CDS encoding PIG-L family deacetylase, whose protein sequence is MKRTIIATLLLCVLGSLNWPPPHSTAAQERKLRIISFGAHPDDAEIGSSGTAALWAAKGHAVKLVAVTNGDIGHFKEGGGELYRRRKAEVERAAKLLGYTVELLDNHDGELEVTLENRKKITRLIRGWNADIVISHRPNDYHPDHRYTGVLVQDAAYMVTVPNFCPDTPHLTKNPVFLYSWDRFDKPNPFTADVVVDIDSVMEKKLDGLLGMVSQFYEGGANGDESLLNKDPQFVKQRWQTVRDGWVNRQKGIANRYRAQLNEWYGAARGGKVQHAEAFEICEYGRRPDKAELKRLFPFYD
- a CDS encoding YcaQ family DNA glycosylase — its product is MKPPLISTEAARRLFLGAQGLLADPARKATHTTLAKLIEQIGFVQLDSINYIERAHHLTLGSRLDGYRHEHFTRLLEQDRHLFEHWTHDAAAIPTAWFVHWKPRFARYETRLRNRWWGPRMGEQPERTLAHVRERIAREGPLRSQDFEHDRQGKAAGWWDWKPQKTALEYLWFTGELLVTRRDKFQKVYDLTERVLPAVTMLGAPTEAEHLEWACRTSFERLVIATPKEIAEFWHAIPLVQARQWCTQAAKSGEIVAVLIESGHGEPPRAAFALHDWQARLRNLPDAPDRMRLLSPFDPVMRDRARVTRLFGFDYRFEAFVPAPKRQYGYYVLPLLEGAQLVGRIDSKFQREHDTLAVRQVFWEPQLKVTKARRKKLDAALARLAHLIGASQVEWQ
- a CDS encoding N-acetyltransferase, with protein sequence MTIRPEQPEDVAAIRQVIEAAFGRAAEADLVDSLRANDKAVVALVAESDGQIVGYILFSEVTLETNPPAIRIIGLAPLAVAPAWQKRGIGSQLTETGLTACRAAGYDAAIVLGHPAYYPRFGFVPASRFGLRSEYDVRDEVFMAMELRTGALAGCCGLAKYQPEFNEV
- a CDS encoding crotonase/enoyl-CoA hydratase family protein gives rise to the protein MSIQIEQQGSVTIISLSRPQARNAVDRATAQALAEAFRAFDADETASVGVLYGDHGTFCAGADLKAIAAGQGNRVEPEGDGPMGPSRMLLGKPVIAAISGYAVAGGLELALWCDLRVAEADAVLGVFCRRWGVPLIDGGTVRLPRLIGLSRALDLILTGRPVGAEEALEMGLVNRVVPKGEARVAALALAQELARLPQACLRNDRLSAYEQFDLRLDEAMTNEFQHGLDSLAAGAQAGAARFATGAGRHGSFHD
- a CDS encoding ankyrin repeat domain-containing protein, with amino-acid sequence MIQPNELKKTRPLELHNGIVSTTTDVWNMLVASQNGDLARVKELAQHCPELLTCQYDYTSPLHLAVREGHLELVRYLIAQAGIDPNYKTHPFLELLVTVAADREYAEILAFLEQSIADSTLLRTWEDIGKIERGKDETVRRFQAAVDHNRLTEVEALLKDRPELALDEDTFWGEGILAMPAKAEAFEMLELLMRYGARVPDISKWAKEYYFKKYESAVFLLEHGMNPNHMNWRHVTLLHDLAFKGEVRKAGLLLDYGADINPIDEENRSTPLGYAAHWGQQEMVTLLLERGADVNKAGATWAMPLAWARKKGHAEIAALLQQHGAS
- a CDS encoding MBL fold metallo-hydrolase produces the protein MKRIAVLFGLLLTGAISLLATQQQPAPAALEIQKVKENLYMISGGGGNTAAYLAEKGVVVIDTKLPNNGPGILEKIKSVTSKPVMMVINTHTHGDHVGSNSAFTGAVEFVAQENTKANMERMSAFQSEEGKKFLPGKTFKDTVSLLSGKDQLELHYFGPGHTSGDALVVFPLLKTMHSGDLFSGKVTPIMDTSNGGSGLEYPKTLAKAAAGIKGVETVIPGHAPVMTWNDFKEYGDFMRELVAAIKQANQAGKTVDQAAAEIKLSEKYKDYGMSRLKANVTAVYGELK